The sequence CTCTGAAGACAAAGTGATCAGAGAGGTTGTGCAGACGAAGTAAATGCCCATGGAAGGAAATTTTGTCTGTGCAGGTGATAAGTCGATGGCAAATGAAGGGttttatttgttttgattgGGAACTTTCAACTGTGGATGGAGGGAGATTGCGAAGGAAAATTCGTGGTTGAGAAAGGATGTCGACAGCGGGCTGTTTGCGGGACAAATAAAATTAACACAGATATCTAACAGACACACGTGTATTCGAGTATATGCATAGTTGATGCGATAGCTTAAGCACCAGTTCAGAACTCAAACCCCAAATACCAGTCTCCTCTCAAACTAATGAACCATCTTACAATAACTCGTGAAGCCGGATATAAGATTAGAACAGTTCTCTGTAGATATATAGGGCTCAGCTCAAACAAAAGATTCATCATTGATAAATAGTTAAACAAGGCAACCAGCTTCAGGTTTAGAAGACAAAAGATAAAGTCTGGAAACATAGGAGTTGAAGAATTCAGATGGTTCGCGGTGATTAAAGTAAAGGGCGGGTACATGCATTCCTATGAGAGGCTTATGATCCGATGATCTTATAACTGGAGTGTACATATTATATGCTACCAACATGAAGCTCTTGCAAGTTCCAGATTTCAAAAGCAAAACAACACAGTAGACAAGAACTATAAAGATGATACGAATATAACCACATAGATGTTATATATCTAAAGAGATGGAGAAATAGGATTGCAAGTCCATTCTGAAATTTGGTATCTAAAAGCCCTGATCAATTTGTTCACAAGATACAACTACCATGTGATCATCATTTCAATGTATACCGAGATTCCTCTTTTTTTTTGTGTGAAGGATATAACAAGCTTTCTTGAGGCACTTATTCTGTGAAGAATCCTACTCCATGAGTTGCTGTCCAATATCAATCAAAGCCAAGCTTGGATCATAATCAGCTGCAGAGAACGATAGCGGCAATCCACAAACGGCAAGATCCGTAACTTCCTCTGTTTCAACATTcatcaaaaccaataattcgTCACTTATTGCAGCTAAGATTTCACCATCATTCACAACCTTGATGGGAACAAACACCTGCTCCAACACAATAACATATTTTCGCGTCCAAGAATCCACCTTCCCATAGTCATCCATCAACCACACATCCCATGACTCACCCATATTCTCACGATAACTCACAAAGAGAGACAAAGATTTCTCATTAACCAAGGGAGACAACCTCAATTCCTTACAGTTTGGTCCAAGATTTTGAGGCAACTCCATTACCGTGAAAATCTCCTCAACCACGTCAAAACCCATGATGCAATTCAGATGCCCGTCAAATTGTGGTTTCCTATATGCCATCCAATGCACAACACCATGCACAAACACATTGCTACACCAATTCTTGGGCATGAAACAAGGCACAACCTGTCCAACACTCCTCCAAGATCCAGTTTTGATTCCGTACACCAAAGCCTTCGATCGTAACTCATGCTCATTATTTTCATAACCATACAAGATTTTCACAACTTTAAAATCAAGATTCGTGTGATCAAATCCAAACCCTACAGCCATATGTGAGAAACTAATCTTAAAAAAACGAAATCCTTGCACACAAGGCAGAATCTTGTACTTTCCAATAAAGGGGTTCCATAAAATCACAGAGCCAACAAAGTTGAAATAATTGGTATCGAACAAACACACAACTCCCCTGCTAGAACCGACCAGCCTCAAGTAACCATTAACACTCTTGAATGGAGTTTCGAGCTTCTTACGCAGAGAAAACGTCTGGGAATCATGAAAAGAAAAGTATATCTTCGTGTAATCCGAGGATTCATAGTACAGGAGGTGGTGGGAGGCGGCGGGGGCTGAGGATAGGCGGAGTCTAAGGAAATAGGGGTGAGAGATTAAGGAACCAAAAGATTTGGAAACGCACCTGAGATTCAAAAGGGTTCTCGTGGAGAGCTTGAAGAGGATTTGGAAGATAACATCTTGAGGGATTTTGGCGTAAAGATCATCGCTTCCTATCATTTCTCGATTCTCCTCCATTTTTCGCTTCCCACTTCTTCTGGAGTGAGTGAATCAAGAAACCTCACCTTTACCCGGCCGGCTCATTTGTCATCATTtccatattaattttttattcttttgtgaACACCgtcaaaaaaattcaagacatgGAATCTCAACTATAATTTCAGCTTTAAATGATATAActtcatttcaaatttttattccTAACTTTTCAGGACTATGCTATGTTTGTAATATATAACTAGCTACATAAGTGCGTATGCGATATgatacataaatattttatgagtttttaaataataatacgatataatatattaatattttatgagtttttaaaTAATGTATTATTTAGTGAAAACTAATTATTGAgaagataatataaatttaaaattatattatcacataaaaaaaaatgatacaaaTTGTTTAGGAAAAAAAAGATGGAAGATGTTATTGGGAAAAGAGGTTGAgaaaaaagtgaaaaaaaaaagtagaattgaaatatgattttcgGTGAAACATGACACACTAAAAAATAGTTACTATAAGACACTCAACTTTTAtagaataataatatttatagaaTAGTATAGATAAAATAGTacgataaataaaaaatttaagaaagtGGAAAGTAAAGAAATATCTCCAGTGGGAAAAATTTGAAGCGTTGctcataatttttatattagagATGATAATAAATTCAATGTAGAATGTGTAATTTTGATTTCGACTTTTTTTTTAAGCTATTTCGACTTATTTGTTCTTTAACCATAAAAGTATATTAATATTTCTATAGGTTAGATATATCATTTGATGTTTGTTTCACATTGATAGACCAAATCAgttgatatagatgtttcaagTTTTATATAAATTAGTAGATATTACATGGATTAGCaattctattatttttttaaaaaaattaaattcaataaGATATGAGATAAGAATTCGTAGATTAAGCTCTATGAAACCGCTTCAACTCGACTTCTAGCTCACCTGACATCAAAGTTTCAAATTCTAGCTCATCTGATACCAAAATCTCGAAACCAAATTACGTGTAAATGTATGTGTAACCTTCATTGTACATATAACATCACTCAAATTGTTGTGATATTAGGAAATTATCGTAAACCTGAAATAACATCGCAGTGGAATATTACAATTATATAATCAACAACTTGAAGATGGATGGTCACCAATATTTAAAGTGGTTTACTCAATTGGGTTACGCTCAAGACCACTCAAGGAGATCACTCTTTTATTAaggacaaaaaaaacaaaaattgatattacaAATTCACTTTCTCGCTACTAATCATATTTCTTTCAAGGATAAACACTCCTTATGAAAATTTCACACTAATTCCTCTAAAAGACTtctattttttcaatttataCAAGAGATGATTTTGGGTTTTTGGTGTGTTAGAATGAAAAATGGATGAGTACGAAACAcgtgtttattttaaaaaaatcactcGCTTTAAATTCAAACTTGAATTGATTACTTAGCGCAAATAACGATATTTTTTTCCCACCTCTAGGGGGAAAATAAACCTTCATCCCCTTCATCTCACGAGCATATTGAACTTTCTTTTTACCCGCTTGAATTTCTCGTTCTTTAATCCAAACAAAACGCCCGTAcctaaaaatattgattttatatATGCTATAAGCTTAGGCAGATCCATCCAACCCCAAAACAGGGATCCGTCGATGCTGGCCAGATCGGACAGCCCGGATCAACCCTGCAGGTCAAATCATTTGACCTGCAGGGGAATCCGGACCGTCCATACCCCACCCGGGCAGTGCCCGAGTGGGGTAACATCGACAGATTCCCAAAACAGAGTGGTAAGAGTCATTAAGCcatcattattttaaaattttatttttacttttaattttaaaaaaataaataaaaaaatttcacctCGACTCTCGCACATATATCATTTTCATTTCGCCCTCTCCCCCAATTTTTTGGGGCCAACCTATCGTACGTCTCTCTTAAGATCCATGTGAAACATTGTAGACAATATCGAGTTCGGCTCGAGTACGGCTTCCGTCACGCCTAATGCTTGGTTGAGTTACTAAACAAATAAACTCACATCCCTATTCATGAAATGTGAGGTCATGTTCATCGGTCTCCAAAAAAGTCGTTTTTATAGCCAAACATTAACCATTTTTCACCAAAATATACATCTCcacctctctctctctctctctctctctgcaCATGCGAATATTTTTGTAGAGACACTCCATATGCACCTTCAAATGCTACGTTGATTGATTCCAAGAAATCCAAACTATTCAGCAGCTTGATCCCGTATTTTCGCGATAACTTGTGCAGACGCGGACTCCCTTGCATCAGAAGGGTTAAGCTCCAAACGACCCTTCGAAGATATCTTGAAACCTTTGCTTTTCACCACCACCTTCGAGAGGAATTTACCTTTGGAAAACCAAGTATTGAGACAAGACAAACAGAAAAGAAGAATAATAGCAGAGTCGTCCAAAATTCAGCCTACTAAACATCCATAAAACCAGCAAATTCAGGGAGAAAAGTGAGAGTGCCCAACCTTCTGATGGTTCTACAACATATCGTGGCAGTCTCCAGTTATTCTTGAGGCATATATACTCCAAGTCCTATCATCATATAACAATATAACATGATATACCAAAAGTAAAGAGACCTCTACTGATTGAATTTTGTATCATTACTTTCAAACTTCATTAGAAAAGGTTGTGTAGCTTTAAGTTTTTTATGCAGGAGAAAGAAAAAGAACATTATATTTTTCAAGAAAGAAACTCACTTGACAATAAGATTTTCCAGGGAGGTAAGTGTCATTGCGACCCTTGCTTAGGAGTTGGATTTCATGATTCAGCAGTGAAGGATAATTACCCCTTAagatagattcgatgcattgaCGAGCTAACCCAATATCAGCACCTAAATAATCATTTGTTTTTCGTAAAACTGCTAAATCAGTAAAGTATATAACGATTTGGCAAATTGGAAACATATAATATGATGGGGTTTAAAGATaaaaagcaaaagctttgagcTAAAACGTCACCTCAAAGAATCGGCTAAAAGTAAGCGAGAAACATAAAACTTCAATTATGTTTAAGAACTTTTAGAGTTAATGAAACCAGTATGAAGAGCCCATTCATTAGCTAAAATCCTATGTAAATAAGAAAAGAACATATGGAACACAATGCTAAACAAGTTGATGATATCATTATTTAGGTTAGTGATAATTAAAAAGCCTAAGGACGATAATATACCTTCCCTTATCCTTTGAATATTATCCTCGTAAAATGCAAGTGTGTCTTCCAGGCTCCCCATCTGAGCACACTGACAAGGCAAGTAAACCATATCATTTACTTTAAAGAAATGTTTGTGGAAATTAGTAGGAACAGTGACATGAACAAAAAACTTAAGTCTACAAAGCTCACGTTACCATGAGAAAAAGCAATATATAAATTACCAGTTCATGTCTCTTTCGATAAAGAAGTGACAAGGCATTTTGCACATCTTCCGAATCCCGAAAATTTTGTACTTCTGCACTGACATTTGTATTAGCATGAAAAAGCCCTTGTTGATTCTGAGTCACAGTGGTTTCATTTTGATCGCACAAAACAGTCATAACACCATTTGCTCCCGAAACATTCTCATTCATCTCCGTATCTTCCATATGGCATGATTCATTTGAATTATCATCCTATAATACAAATAATCAAGAAACGGCACAGAATGATATAAAATGGGTAACAGAACAGGAAATTTCTCTAAGAAAAACTGACTCACATTCAAGTTGAAATCACCTCCTGAATCATGTAAGTCTGTACGGGTAAAAGGAATGTTCTTTCGTCTATGATAGCATACTTTTAAATTTGAATCAAGATTCTTACTACAATCATCACTCTCTCGGCAAGATGTAGTTACATCATTCATGCTGGTTCGTTGTATGTCTATGGAAGAATCAGATAATACTTTTTTGCTATCTGAAACTCCAAGATCAACTCTTTTTCTGGGGTTTTTGGCAGAATCCAAAATGTCCTGTATCTTGTTAAATTTCTCAGCACCGCTACCATTGTTTGCTTTCTTCTGGGAAACATTGACAGTGCTTTTGTTGTTGCCACAagatgcttccttgaagttctTAATGTCAAATCCTATTTTCTGAAAAGAGTTAGCTTTTGGCCTAGAGTTGTCAATGTCCCTGTGATCCACCTCTTTATCGTTAGAGTTCTTATGAGGTAACACCGTTATCTTGcttttctttatttctttttcAGAATTGTTTGTGGCGATTTTAGCATTGCAACCATTTAAACTTGGCAAACTCAAGTCTTTCCTGCAAtattcataatttttcaaaaaatgacCCCAAACCTTCAATCTAAGATCCAATAAAGACAATAGAGACGTAACAGACATCACTAATGGCAGAACTGCTATAAGAAACGCAACCACAGTTGAGATGGATCATATCTAAAACACATGTTACTGTATAGCCAAAATAAAAAGGCCAGATTCTATGAACTTTAGGACATTTGCTTCAACTTCACCAAAATTAAAATGatccattttaaaaaataaaaagacattGCTAAATAAAATAGTTCTTTAAACTAAGTACTTGCACACTCAAATTGACCTGCTGATTTTTAACACTTGTGTCCTCCACATGCACATGGCAAGGAGCACTTCAGCTCAAGATCATTGAAAATAACTATCATAACATTTTTCGACATCGTCCCAATTTAAACAGAATACGGAAACTGCTTCAAAGGGAACGGAGAATAACTCTATTTAGAAACCGAAAAGGTGGTTCATAGACACTATACCTCGCAAGCCAGTGCGAGATGTGCTCTGCATAAGGAAGCATGTGATAATACTCGACAACAGGTGTTGCTGTCCAGCTACCGTGAGACTTCTCTGCCAAAGGGCCCTGCAAACTGGTAAAGTAGCAGAATTATTTTGTCATCAAAACACCATCACCCATCAAGCAATGTATCAACACATATTTAGTCAAATGCAGTTTATCTTTCTATGAATTATCGACCTTTTCTTGTTGCCATTTCTTCTTTTCCATGCCTTATGAAAAttgctaaaaaaataataagattTGTCCACAACCAGATAAAGAAAACACTGTTGCGGGTGACCATTTTCAAACGCTCCAATGGCCAGCATATAGGTTTTATGTAATGTCTTTTGAGATGAGAAATATTGGGTGCCTTTTGTCATGACAGGGTAGGGACTGCAATGGAAAATTCTAATAACAGGACGCAACATGGAAACTAAAATAGGAGAAGTTATCAATTCTGCATGATCCCTAGCTAGCCCAGATGACCAATACATGTCCACAAAAACCTAGCTATTAAAACAGTTCAAGCATGAAGGCAATGTAAAAGGTTTTATGTAAAAATGGAAGCTTAGAGCAAAACATTCAccaattatttgaattaaccaACTGTTTAAGAAGggaatatacatgtatttaaAAGTCCTTCCACCATCAATCACTTCACACAAGAACCAGGACTCACGATGTTATGATGCAAAATAATACCAAAATGGACTAACCTCTCAACAAGAAGTTTAAGAGGAACTTGATTCTTTATGCTGAATGACTCTGAGCATTGCATAATTAAAAAGCGAGCTGCTGACTTTAAATTACATAAAGAATACACAACATGAGTCTCCAAAACCACAAGGTTAGAACTGCCAAAACCTGTTCCATTGGACAAAATATTCAAGAAATTGTTCATTTTTTATACGCCAACTGCACAATGATCAAATGCAAAGAGATACTATAAAGTATAAACCATAAAGAAAGTTTATTGCCAAAGACAATTTATGCTTTGGCTCATAGTTGCTAGAGGCACGAGATGCGGGCATATGATCAAGCCTAACTGAGAGGCACATGCATGTCGAAGTGTGACATAGTAAGGAATAATGCACTAGAATCTAAATATTTGAGTAACATCTCATCCAATTTTCACTTCAAAACTCATTTCATCTAATATTCATGTcaaattatcaaattacaaaaCAAGTATTTATTAGTTTATAACTGAATGAGAATGATTTCTACATTGTACTTCACCCTGATTTCACTATATCCATGTTTAAGCATTCCTAAGAGGCATTTTCAACCTTTAGAGTGCACCAGACCCATGCTTTATAGCGAGGGCACGTGCTTTATCAAAGGGCTACTCCTTGGCTTGCCTTCAGGTGCAAAGCCGAGTTTAGGCACACATAGGTTGTGAGCGTGTAAGACCTATGGTTTGGCCAATTTCAATATATCCATCTGAAGGCTTGCATATACAATTAATGAAAGAGGAAGAGAGGGGCAAACAAAAATGATGTGGTCTACTTGCAAAAGTTTTGAAGTTTCTATTTAACAGATATCAAACAATGTGGATTAATTACCAGTTGCATCCTTTACAGCATCAAAACCTAGCTGAAACTCACTATCAGCAGCTGATACACTTTGATCATTCCGCTGACGTTTGGTACCAATAACTTCTTCTGTTGATATGTCTGCATTGATTTTAGACACATTAATCTGTTTTTCAATAAGTGACCAGACTCCTTCCGTGATGAGGCCAAACTCAAGAAAACAGTTTTCCTTCTTTGGATCAACCACAAGTACAGCAACCTTTAAAATTGGCCATAGTTCTGTGTCGGGCACATCTTTTGATGTATCTAAAGCCACAGCTATATCACATGCATCTTTGATTGCTTTCTCCGTCACGGAGAGCTTACATTCCGTGCCATTCAAGTCCATGGATTTACTTTCTTTCATCAGTTTCATAAATGAAATCAACCGTGGTCTCAGTACGACAGCCAACTTAGAAAATGATGCAAAATCCAAGAATCTCAGCTCGGGTTTCTGCTTCCGGTGATAGTAGTTGTAAAGCAACACAATCGCATGCATCTATAAAGATGAAAAATAAACGAAATCAGGATGATTTATTGTACTTTGGCAAAATACCATCAGGAAGGGGGGTTGGGCCAACCGGCCAAACACCCATTGGTGTTCACTGTTCTCATGAATCAAAATAAGTTAACGAAGCTCGAATAAGGTCGAGTCTGGCCTCTGGTGGGCAAGTTGTGACAcaataaatgatttaaaaaaaaaactatctaGAAAGAGCCAATAACCAAGATCAGGATGGAGTTGGACCAATGAAAACCAAAGTAGAAGCTTGGAGCCTGTGGCAGAGGTATTTGCGCATGATGGGCAGATGGAACAAAAATGGGCCAAATACAATCATCCATCCCCCAATACCCCACCAAATCCTCATGGTTGTATTAACTACAGTCATAACTATAAACTACGAAACCAATAGCCAGTAGGATTTCGTGCAACTATTTTTACTCCACTTGAAGATCACACCACCACACCCACCCCATACATAATGAAGATACATGTATTTGCGAGACAGCGAAACTATCTTAAAACACTTGCATCCAGGGGAAGTATTTGgaacacacacaaaaaaaaaaccataaacTTCGTATTGGAGGAACGACTGCTGAAAAAGAATCCCACTTTCTCCACCAAAACAAATTTCAAACAATTTTGCAAGATTTAAGCAATCCTAATTTGAGTAGTGAATCACTTAATTCAAGGGCATGGCTACCAAATGGGCAACATTAGGATTAATGCTTAATCAATTTGCAAATAAAAATCGCAAACAAATGACCTGGTTGGCAACAGATCTCTGAGCTTCTTCGGAGGGAGGGCCAGTAACAGAGACCTTCCAGGGCAAGCGAGGATCGACCAATTTCTCCATCAATGCCTGCACCACATCCTCCGTGGGGCCCACCTCCC comes from Henckelia pumila isolate YLH828 chromosome 4, ASM3356847v2, whole genome shotgun sequence and encodes:
- the LOC140865196 gene encoding F-box/kelch-repeat protein At3g06240-like produces the protein MEENREMIGSDDLYAKIPQDVIFQILFKLSTRTLLNLRCVSKSFGSLISHPYFLRLRLSSAPAASHHLLYYESSDYTKIYFSFHDSQTFSLRKKLETPFKSVNGYLRLVGSSRGVVCLFDTNYFNFVGSVILWNPFIGKYKILPCVQGFRFFKISFSHMAVGFGFDHTNLDFKVVKILYGYENNEHELRSKALVYGIKTGSWRSVGQVVPCFMPKNWCSNVFVHGVVHWMAYRKPQFDGHLNCIMGFDVVEEIFTVMELPQNLGPNCKELRLSPLVNEKSLSLFVSYRENMGESWDVWLMDDYGKVDSWTRKYVIVLEQVFVPIKVVNDGEILAAISDELLVLMNVETEEVTDLAVCGLPLSFSAADYDPSLALIDIGQQLME
- the LOC140864022 gene encoding uncharacterized protein, with product MEKLVDPRLPWKVSVTGPPSEEAQRSVANQMHAIVLLYNYYHRKQKPELRFLDFASFSKLAVVLRPRLISFMKLMKESKSMDLNGTECKLSVTEKAIKDACDIAVALDTSKDVPDTELWPILKVAVLVVDPKKENCFLEFGLITEGVWSLIEKQINVSKINADISTEEVIGTKRQRNDQSVSAADSEFQLGFDAVKDATGFGSSNLVVLETHVVYSLCNLKSAARFLIMQCSESFSIKNQVPLKLLVESLQGPLAEKSHGSWTATPVVEYYHMLPYAEHISHWLARKDLSLPSLNGCNAKIATNNSEKEIKKSKITVLPHKNSNDKEVDHRDIDNSRPKANSFQKIGFDIKNFKEASCGNNKSTVNVSQKKANNGSGAEKFNKIQDILDSAKNPRKRVDLGVSDSKKVLSDSSIDIQRTSMNDVTTSCRESDDCSKNLDSNLKVCYHRRKNIPFTRTDLHDSGGDFNLNDDNSNESCHMEDTEMNENVSGANGVMTVLCDQNETTVTQNQQGLFHANTNVSAEVQNFRDSEDVQNALSLLYRKRHELCAQMGSLEDTLAFYEDNIQRIREGADIGLARQCIESILRGNYPSLLNHEIQLLSKGRNDTYLPGKSYCQDLEYICLKNNWRLPRYVVEPSEGKFLSKVVVKSKGFKISSKGRLELNPSDARESASAQVIAKIRDQAAE